A window of the Blattabacterium cuenoti genome harbors these coding sequences:
- a CDS encoding large ribosomal subunit protein uL22, producing MKQETSVVSASLNGVRNSPRKMRLIANLIRNQEIYRALDLLNYSSKKRVSFFFKKLLLSLLSNWKNKHNQFYSEKKEFLYIKEIRVNQGKTLKRLRPVPQGKGHRIRKRSSNITVFLDKKKET from the coding sequence ATGAAACAGGAAACTAGTGTAGTTTCAGCTTCTTTGAATGGTGTGAGAAATTCTCCTAGAAAAATGAGATTGATTGCAAATTTAATTCGAAATCAGGAAATATATAGAGCTTTAGATTTATTAAATTATAGTAGTAAAAAAAGAGTTTCTTTTTTTTTCAAGAAATTACTTCTCTCTTTACTGTCTAATTGGAAAAACAAACACAATCAGTTTTATTCCGAAAAAAAAGAATTTTTATATATAAAAGAAATTAGAGTTAATCAAGGAAAAACATTAAAGAGATTACGCCCTGTTCCTCAAGGAAAAGGACATAGAATCAGAAAAAGATCAAGTAATATTACAGTTTTTTTAGATAAGAAAAAAGAAACATAA
- the fusA gene encoding elongation factor G has product MAKDLKYTRNIGIAAHIDAGKTTTTERILFYTGINHKIGEVHDGAATMDWMQQEQERGITITSAATCCEWRYNKKKYQINIIDTPGHVDFTVEVERSMRVLDGMVVLFSAVDGVEPQSETVWRQADKYEIPRIAFVNKMDRQGADFSNVCSQIRKILGANSVPLQIPIGIGDNFKGVIDLILNQAIIWDEKNYGMTYQKIPIPENMKNIVYDYKNQLLETLCEYDDVIMEKFLYGNYSSISQEDIIFSLRKNTIKMKVIPILCGSSFKNKGVQAILDAICRYLPSPLEVKDIVGVNPINKKTEKRKPSEDEPFSALAFKIASDPFVGRLAFFRVYSGKIESGSYSFNARSGNKERISRIYQMHANKQNPVDQIGAGDIAAVVGFKDIKTGDTLCDEKYPILLEKILFPEPVIGLAIEPKYKSDIDKMSLALSKLMEEDPTFQVRTDNYTGQTIISGMGELHLEIIVDRMKREFKVEVNQGRPKVEYKEALTDLVEHREIYKKQTGGRGKYADILFRLEPGSIGESGLVFINKIKGGNIPKEYVPSIKKGFKEMMKNGPLSGYEIDSAKVTVLDGSYHSVDSDQLSFELAGKLGFRKAAKKAKPVLLEPIMKLEVLIPEENMGDIIGDLNRRRGIVQNMNSKNNIKVIQALVPLSEMFGYVTVLRTLSSGRGTSVMEFSHYDTVPENVIDNIIMGNKK; this is encoded by the coding sequence ATGGCAAAAGATTTAAAATATACAAGAAATATAGGAATTGCAGCACATATTGATGCAGGAAAAACTACTACCACAGAAAGAATTTTATTTTACACAGGGATTAATCACAAAATAGGAGAAGTTCATGATGGTGCGGCTACTATGGATTGGATGCAACAAGAGCAAGAACGAGGAATAACTATAACTTCTGCAGCTACATGTTGTGAATGGAGATATAATAAAAAAAAATATCAAATTAATATTATAGACACTCCAGGACACGTGGATTTCACTGTAGAAGTAGAAAGATCTATGAGGGTTTTAGATGGAATGGTTGTTTTATTTAGTGCAGTAGATGGAGTTGAACCTCAATCTGAAACTGTATGGAGACAAGCAGATAAATATGAGATCCCTAGAATAGCTTTTGTTAATAAAATGGACCGTCAAGGGGCTGATTTTTCTAATGTTTGTTCTCAAATACGAAAAATATTAGGAGCAAATTCAGTTCCTTTACAAATACCTATTGGCATTGGAGATAATTTTAAAGGGGTTATAGATTTGATATTAAATCAGGCTATTATATGGGATGAAAAAAATTATGGAATGACATATCAGAAAATTCCTATTCCAGAGAATATGAAAAATATAGTTTATGATTATAAAAATCAACTTCTTGAAACATTATGTGAATATGATGATGTAATAATGGAAAAATTTTTGTACGGAAATTATTCTTCTATCTCACAAGAGGATATTATTTTTTCTTTACGAAAAAATACTATTAAAATGAAAGTTATTCCTATTTTATGTGGATCTTCTTTTAAAAATAAAGGAGTTCAAGCTATATTGGATGCTATATGTAGATATTTACCTTCTCCTTTGGAAGTTAAGGACATAGTGGGGGTCAATCCTATTAATAAAAAAACAGAAAAAAGAAAACCTAGTGAAGATGAACCTTTTTCTGCTTTAGCTTTTAAAATTGCAAGTGATCCTTTTGTTGGAAGATTAGCTTTTTTCAGAGTTTATTCTGGAAAAATAGAATCCGGTTCTTATAGTTTTAATGCTAGATCAGGAAATAAAGAACGTATTTCTAGAATATATCAAATGCATGCAAATAAACAAAATCCAGTAGACCAAATTGGAGCTGGAGATATAGCAGCTGTAGTGGGGTTTAAAGATATTAAAACAGGTGATACTTTATGTGATGAAAAATATCCTATTTTATTAGAAAAAATATTGTTTCCTGAACCGGTCATTGGATTGGCTATTGAGCCTAAATACAAATCGGATATAGATAAAATGAGTTTAGCTTTATCAAAATTAATGGAAGAAGATCCTACTTTTCAAGTAAGAACGGATAATTATACAGGTCAAACTATTATTTCCGGTATGGGAGAACTTCATTTAGAAATAATTGTGGATAGAATGAAACGAGAATTTAAAGTTGAAGTGAATCAGGGAAGACCTAAAGTAGAATATAAAGAAGCCCTAACAGATCTAGTAGAACATAGAGAAATTTATAAAAAACAAACAGGAGGTAGAGGAAAATATGCGGATATCTTGTTCAGATTAGAACCTGGAAGTATAGGTGAATCTGGTTTAGTTTTCATTAATAAAATAAAAGGAGGAAATATTCCAAAAGAATACGTTCCTTCTATAAAAAAAGGATTTAAAGAAATGATGAAAAATGGTCCTTTATCTGGATATGAAATAGATAGTGCTAAGGTTACCGTTTTAGATGGATCTTATCATTCTGTTGATTCTGATCAACTATCTTTTGAATTAGCAGGTAAATTAGGTTTTAGAAAAGCGGCTAAAAAAGCTAAACCGGTTTTATTAGAACCAATAATGAAATTGGAAGTTTTAATTCCAGAAGAAAATATGGGAGATATAATAGGGGATTTAAATCGTAGAAGAGGAATTGTACAAAATATGAATAGTAAAAATAATATAAAAGTAATTCAAGCTTTAGTTCCTTTATCAGAAATGTTTGGATATGTAACGGTATTACGAACTCTTTCTTCCGGTAGAGGAACTTCTGTTATGGAATTTTCTCATTATGACACAGTTCCTGAAAATGTAATAGATAATATAATTATGGGAAATAAAAAATAA
- the rpsS gene encoding 30S ribosomal protein S19 — MSRSLKKGPYVSQQLYKKVLNNLKSDKKVVIKTWSRPTTILPDFVGQTFAVHNGKQFINVYITENMIGHKLGEFAPTRTFKGHAGSKSKLKIKN, encoded by the coding sequence ATGTCAAGATCTTTGAAGAAAGGACCATATGTTTCTCAACAATTATACAAGAAAGTTTTGAATAATCTTAAATCAGATAAAAAAGTTGTAATTAAAACTTGGTCTAGACCTACCACGATTTTACCTGATTTTGTAGGGCAAACTTTTGCAGTTCATAATGGAAAACAATTTATTAATGTATATATAACGGAAAATATGATTGGACATAAACTCGGAGAGTTTGCTCCTACTCGAACTTTTAAAGGACACGCTGGATCTAAAAGTAAGTTGAAAATTAAAAATTAG
- the rpsG gene encoding 30S ribosomal protein S7, giving the protein MRKVKRKEKVYFPDPKFHDPLVTRFVNHIMKNGKKNIAYNIFYNAMEKIEIIKKKEEKSALEIWKEGLKNVMPHVEVRSRRMGGSNIQVPVPISSNSKITKAMKLLISCAFIRNEKTMANKLAYEIWDAFQEQGEAVKRKENIHKMAEANKAFSHFRF; this is encoded by the coding sequence ATGAGAAAAGTTAAAAGAAAAGAAAAAGTATATTTTCCCGATCCTAAATTTCATGATCCTCTAGTAACACGTTTTGTTAATCATATAATGAAAAATGGTAAAAAAAATATAGCTTATAACATATTTTATAATGCTATGGAAAAAATAGAGATTATCAAAAAAAAAGAAGAAAAATCTGCATTAGAAATATGGAAAGAAGGATTAAAAAATGTAATGCCTCATGTAGAAGTTAGAAGTCGTCGTATGGGAGGATCCAATATTCAAGTTCCTGTTCCTATTTCTTCTAATAGCAAAATAACAAAAGCAATGAAATTGTTAATATCTTGTGCTTTTATTAGAAATGAAAAAACAATGGCGAACAAATTAGCATATGAAATATGGGATGCTTTTCAGGAACAAGGTGAAGCTGTAAAAAGAAAAGAAAATATTCATAAAATGGCCGAAGCTAATAAAGCTTTCTCGCATTTTAGATTTTAG
- the rplD gene encoding 50S ribosomal protein L4, with protein sequence MELKVLDTKGNYTDKKIEFRDDIFFKKSYRHSIYLEIKRYLLAQRQGTHKSKERGELSGSTKKLHRQKGTGGSRKGDIKNPIFRGGGRVFGPKPRKYIIKLNKRTRNIVKKSIIEQKLVQNKIMIIEDLKLNTPKTKFFLNLLKSLQLTNKKSLMIIGDMNKNLYLSSRNLNNFKLLSVSELDCFSLINFSYIILSENSIKKIYQLLSIYI encoded by the coding sequence ATGGAACTAAAAGTTTTAGATACAAAAGGTAATTATACTGATAAAAAAATAGAGTTTCGTGATGATATTTTTTTTAAAAAATCTTATCGTCATTCTATATATTTAGAAATAAAAAGATATTTATTAGCTCAACGTCAAGGTACACATAAATCTAAAGAAAGAGGAGAATTATCTGGAAGCACTAAAAAATTACACAGACAAAAAGGAACTGGAGGTTCTAGAAAAGGTGATATAAAAAATCCTATTTTTAGAGGTGGAGGAAGGGTTTTTGGGCCTAAACCAAGAAAATATATAATAAAATTAAACAAACGTACTAGGAATATAGTAAAAAAATCTATTATAGAACAAAAATTGGTGCAGAACAAAATTATGATTATAGAAGATTTAAAATTAAATACTCCAAAAACTAAATTCTTTTTAAATTTATTAAAATCCTTACAATTAACAAATAAGAAATCATTAATGATAATTGGAGATATGAATAAAAACTTATATTTATCTTCTAGAAATTTGAATAATTTTAAATTATTAAGTGTAAGTGAATTAGATTGTTTCTCACTGATAAATTTTTCATATATTATTCTTTCTGAAAACTCTATAAAGAAAATTTATCAATTGTTATCTATATATATATGA
- the rpsJ gene encoding 30S ribosomal protein S10 — protein sequence MGHDIKIKLKSYDYNLLDKSAERIVNSVLPTGVVLNGPVPLPTEKKIFTVLRSPHVNKKSREQFFLPTHKRLLQIHNASSKTVDALMKLELPSGVEAEIKV from the coding sequence ATGGGTCATGATATAAAAATTAAATTAAAGTCTTATGATTATAATTTATTAGATAAATCGGCCGAAAGAATTGTAAATTCTGTACTCCCTACAGGAGTAGTATTGAATGGACCAGTTCCTTTGCCTACTGAAAAAAAAATATTTACAGTATTACGTTCTCCTCATGTAAATAAAAAATCAAGAGAACAATTTTTTCTTCCTACTCATAAAAGACTTTTACAAATTCATAATGCTTCATCTAAAACAGTAGATGCATTAATGAAATTGGAATTACCCAGTGGAGTGGAAGCAGAAATAAAAGTGTAA
- the rpsL gene encoding 30S ribosomal protein S12 produces MPTIQQLIRKGRTSVSKKRKSVALEFCPQKRGVCTRVYTTTPKKPNSAMRKVARVRFTNGREVISYITGEGHNLQEHSIVLVKGGRVKDLPGVKYKIVRGARDTAGVNGRKKSRSKYGAKIAKKD; encoded by the coding sequence ATGCCTACTATACAGCAGTTAATTAGAAAAGGACGGACTTCTGTTTCTAAAAAACGGAAATCTGTGGCTTTGGAATTTTGTCCTCAAAAAAGAGGAGTCTGTACCAGAGTTTATACTACTACACCAAAAAAACCCAATTCCGCTATGCGAAAAGTAGCTCGTGTTCGTTTTACAAATGGAAGAGAAGTAATCAGTTATATTACAGGAGAAGGACATAATCTTCAAGAACATTCAATAGTATTAGTTAAAGGAGGAAGAGTAAAAGATTTACCAGGTGTAAAATACAAAATAGTACGGGGTGCTAGAGATACTGCCGGAGTGAATGGAAGAAAAAAAAGTAGAAGTAAATATGGTGCTAAAATAGCTAAAAAAGATTAA
- the rplB gene encoding 50S ribosomal protein L2 — protein sequence MSVKKLKPTTPGQRFRIVNCFDGLTNCKSEKTLVKGKSKSGGRNNVGRMTMRYFGGGHKKKYRIIDFKRRKFGISAVVKSIEYDPNRSSFISLLHYEDGEKRYIVTMEGFKVGQKVISGKNIPFSIGNSTFLSDIPLGTNISCIELKPGQGAKIARSAGSFAQLFARDDKYATIKFPSGEVRIIMTTCMATIGIVSNPDHQLETYGKAGKKRHIGKRPRTRGVAMNPVDHPMGGGEGKASGGIPRNRKGKPAKGFRTRSKKRYSDRYILQRRKK from the coding sequence ATGTCAGTCAAAAAATTAAAACCTACAACACCAGGTCAACGTTTTAGGATTGTAAATTGTTTTGATGGACTTACAAATTGTAAGTCTGAAAAAACTTTGGTAAAAGGAAAAAGTAAATCTGGAGGAAGGAATAATGTAGGACGGATGACCATGCGTTATTTTGGAGGTGGTCATAAAAAAAAATATCGAATAATAGATTTTAAAAGAAGAAAATTTGGTATTTCTGCTGTTGTAAAATCTATAGAATATGATCCGAATCGGTCTTCTTTTATTTCTTTACTCCATTATGAAGATGGAGAAAAAAGATATATTGTAACAATGGAAGGATTTAAAGTAGGACAAAAAGTTATTTCTGGTAAAAATATTCCTTTCAGTATAGGAAACTCTACTTTTTTAAGTGATATCCCTTTAGGGACTAATATATCCTGTATAGAGCTTAAACCAGGACAGGGAGCTAAAATTGCAAGAAGTGCAGGATCTTTTGCGCAATTATTTGCAAGAGACGATAAATATGCAACAATTAAATTTCCTTCTGGAGAAGTTAGAATAATAATGACCACTTGTATGGCAACAATTGGAATTGTTTCTAATCCTGATCATCAATTAGAAACATATGGAAAAGCTGGAAAAAAAAGGCATATAGGAAAAAGACCTAGAACACGAGGAGTTGCTATGAATCCTGTAGATCATCCAATGGGAGGTGGAGAAGGGAAAGCTTCAGGAGGGATACCTAGAAATAGAAAAGGAAAACCTGCCAAAGGATTTAGAACTCGTTCTAAAAAACGATATTCTGACAGATATATTTTACAAAGAAGAAAAAAATAA
- the map gene encoding type I methionyl aminopeptidase — MIQLKTIEEIILIKKSAFLASKTLGMLAKKVKPGVNTLYLDKLAESFIRDHGGQPAFLGLYNFPNTLCVSPNYQVVHGIPNQDPLCEGDILSIDCGVYMNGFYGEHAYTFEVGKVSRETKKFLNCSKKSLYIGISNCKYGNSIGDIGYSIQSYIEKNGFNVVKDLVGHGLGKNMHEDPKIPNFGKKGTGVKLQEGLVLSIEPMVNMGSSKIVFHKDGWTITTLDNKISAHYEHNVAIVDGCPCLLSTFRYIYKELNIKSLEEKSFQNHKIYIDNL; from the coding sequence TTGATACAATTAAAAACTATTGAAGAAATAATCTTAATCAAAAAAAGTGCATTTTTAGCTTCTAAAACATTAGGAATGTTGGCTAAAAAAGTCAAACCAGGAGTTAATACTCTTTATTTAGATAAACTTGCAGAAAGTTTCATTCGTGATCATGGTGGTCAACCAGCTTTTTTAGGATTATATAATTTTCCAAATACTTTGTGTGTCTCTCCTAATTATCAAGTTGTGCATGGAATTCCAAATCAAGACCCCTTATGTGAAGGTGATATATTATCTATAGATTGTGGAGTTTATATGAATGGATTTTATGGAGAACATGCTTATACTTTTGAGGTTGGAAAAGTATCTCGTGAAACAAAAAAATTTTTAAATTGTTCTAAAAAATCTCTTTACATTGGAATATCCAATTGTAAATATGGAAATAGTATAGGAGACATAGGTTATTCGATCCAATCTTATATTGAAAAAAACGGTTTTAATGTAGTAAAAGATCTTGTAGGTCATGGATTAGGAAAAAATATGCATGAAGATCCTAAAATCCCCAATTTTGGAAAAAAAGGAACAGGAGTTAAATTACAAGAAGGATTAGTGCTTTCTATAGAACCAATGGTAAATATGGGATCATCTAAAATTGTTTTCCATAAAGATGGATGGACAATAACCACTTTAGATAATAAAATTTCAGCTCATTATGAACATAATGTAGCTATTGTAGATGGATGTCCTTGTTTACTTTCAACTTTTCGTTATATTTATAAAGAACTTAATATTAAATCATTAGAAGAAAAATCTTTTCAAAATCATAAAATTTATATTGATAATCTTTAA
- the rpsC gene encoding 30S ribosomal protein S3: MGQKTNPIVNRLGIITGWQSSWCNNYKDRIKEDFKVRRYIEARLPKGIVSRIFIERTLKFITITIRTSRPALVIGKRGDEVDTVRKELKKLTKKEVQINISEVKRPELDAPLVAKSLVRQLENRISYKKAIKLSILSGMRMNAQGIRVQISGRLNGSEMARCETYKEGRISLGTFRADVDYHMAVAHTVYGSIGVKVWIMKGEIYGRRELSPLLGIQKKQRSHKPYHFNRKKNK, from the coding sequence ATGGGACAAAAAACAAATCCAATTGTTAATCGTCTTGGTATTATAACAGGATGGCAGTCTAGTTGGTGTAATAATTATAAGGATAGAATAAAAGAAGATTTCAAAGTAAGAAGATATATAGAAGCAAGACTTCCGAAAGGAATAGTTTCTCGTATTTTTATAGAAAGAACTTTAAAATTCATTACAATTACAATTAGAACATCAAGACCTGCTCTTGTTATAGGAAAGAGGGGGGATGAAGTAGATACAGTAAGAAAAGAACTAAAAAAACTTACTAAAAAAGAAGTTCAAATCAATATTTCTGAAGTTAAAAGGCCTGAATTAGATGCTCCATTAGTTGCCAAAAGTTTGGTAAGACAACTAGAAAATCGTATTTCTTATAAAAAAGCAATTAAGTTATCCATTCTTTCTGGTATGAGAATGAATGCTCAAGGAATAAGAGTTCAAATTTCTGGAAGACTTAATGGATCAGAAATGGCAAGATGTGAAACTTATAAAGAAGGAAGAATTTCTCTTGGAACTTTTCGTGCTGATGTAGATTATCATATGGCAGTTGCTCACACTGTTTATGGAAGTATAGGAGTTAAAGTGTGGATAATGAAAGGAGAAATATACGGGAGAAGAGAATTATCCCCATTGTTAGGAATTCAAAAAAAACAAAGAAGTCATAAACCCTATCATTTTAATAGAAAAAAAAATAAATGA
- the rplC gene encoding 50S ribosomal protein L3 produces the protein MVGLIGKNIGMTSIFLRNGENVPCTIMQVGPCYIVQIKTIEKDGYSSLQLGIDDQKIKKTNKSLLNHFKKAGLSPKKKLLEFKTNKVSDFILGSLITIDLFKEGELVNVKGISKGKGFQGVIKRHNFSGVGESTHGQHNRLRAPGSIGAGSDPSRVFKGKKMAGKMGKKSVTIKNLKILKINLDHNIIILKGSVPGNKNSYLMIQKKEWN, from the coding sequence ATGGTTGGATTAATAGGAAAAAATATAGGAATGACTAGTATATTTTTGAGAAATGGAGAAAATGTTCCATGTACGATTATGCAAGTGGGACCATGTTATATTGTTCAGATAAAAACAATAGAAAAAGACGGTTATTCTTCTCTTCAATTGGGGATAGATGATCAGAAAATAAAAAAGACTAATAAATCTTTATTGAATCATTTTAAAAAAGCGGGATTATCTCCAAAAAAAAAATTATTGGAATTTAAAACAAACAAAGTATCCGACTTTATTTTAGGTAGTTTGATAACTATCGATCTTTTTAAAGAAGGAGAGTTAGTAAATGTAAAAGGGATTTCTAAAGGAAAAGGGTTTCAAGGTGTAATTAAAAGACATAATTTTTCAGGAGTAGGAGAAAGTACTCATGGTCAACACAATCGTTTAAGAGCTCCAGGATCAATAGGAGCTGGATCTGATCCATCACGTGTTTTTAAAGGAAAAAAAATGGCCGGAAAAATGGGAAAAAAAAGTGTAACTATTAAAAATTTAAAAATATTAAAAATAAATCTAGATCATAATATCATTATTTTAAAAGGCTCAGTCCCAGGAAATAAAAATTCATATTTAATGATTCAAAAAAAAGAATGGAACTAA
- a CDS encoding 50S ribosomal protein L23, with protein sequence MDRIILIKPFITDKSYKGEKYSFYTFSVDINCNKTQIKKEIKKLFGFSVKNIRTMINPRKNKSKYTKKGFLYGRTNKLKKATVQFFENQKIDFLNKKEI encoded by the coding sequence ATGGATCGTATAATTTTAATAAAACCTTTTATCACAGATAAATCTTATAAAGGAGAGAAATATAGTTTTTATACTTTTTCTGTAGACATAAATTGTAATAAAACTCAAATTAAAAAAGAGATAAAAAAATTATTTGGGTTTTCGGTAAAAAATATAAGGACGATGATAAACCCTAGAAAAAATAAATCCAAATATACTAAAAAAGGATTTCTTTATGGAAGAACTAATAAGCTAAAAAAAGCGACTGTTCAATTTTTTGAAAATCAAAAAATTGATTTTTTAAATAAAAAAGAAATCTAA
- the gpmI gene encoding 2,3-bisphosphoglycerate-independent phosphoglycerate mutase — translation MKKLILIILDGWGLSSSQNYYSSAIEQAFTPFIDYCYKNHPYSKLKASGCDVGLPKGQMGNSEVGHINLGSGRKVTQSLETINSSIKNNFLIKKINVFFNEISISKKRIHFIGLLSDGGVHSHMNHLFYLLKIAHKKKIKDVFIHVFTDGRDSPPKRSIFYIKKLLNITEQYVGKLSSVIGRYYSMDRDHKWDRTKKAYDAMVYSKGTYTKNIILSIEELYHKGVTDEFLSPLIIVDEKEVPISKIKDGDVVFCFNFRPDRSRQITELLTGNSILFSEVKKLNLLYYITMTCFNPKYKGIHVLFKKEYLSDTLGEILEKEGKQQIRIAETEKYPHVTFFFSGGREIPFNKEIRILCKSPKVPTYDLKPEMSAKNILKKIIPELKRKQSDFICLNFANPDMVGHTGKMKETIQACEFVDKCVKSCSEEAIKNSYTVIIVGDHGNADYMINPDGSPHTAHTTSLVPFILLDKDIKKQDLFLKKEGVLSDIAPTILQLMNLPIPKIMSGTSMIIKYFNK, via the coding sequence ATGAAAAAATTGATATTAATCATTTTGGATGGTTGGGGGCTTTCTTCTTCCCAAAATTATTATTCTTCTGCTATAGAACAAGCTTTTACTCCATTTATTGATTATTGTTATAAAAATCATCCTTATAGTAAATTAAAAGCATCAGGATGTGATGTTGGATTACCAAAAGGACAAATGGGAAATTCTGAAGTGGGCCATATTAATTTAGGATCTGGACGTAAGGTTACTCAAAGTTTAGAGACAATTAATTCCTCTATAAAAAACAATTTTTTGATAAAAAAAATCAATGTTTTTTTTAATGAAATATCTATTTCTAAAAAAAGAATTCATTTTATTGGATTATTATCTGATGGAGGAGTACATTCACATATGAATCATCTTTTTTATTTACTTAAAATAGCTCATAAAAAAAAAATAAAGGATGTTTTTATACATGTTTTTACAGATGGTAGGGACTCTCCTCCAAAGAGGAGTATTTTTTATATAAAAAAACTTTTGAATATCACTGAACAATATGTTGGAAAATTATCTTCTGTTATTGGTAGATATTATTCAATGGATCGTGATCATAAATGGGATAGAACTAAAAAAGCATATGATGCAATGGTTTATTCAAAAGGAACCTATACTAAAAATATCATTTTGTCTATAGAAGAACTCTATCATAAAGGAGTAACAGATGAGTTCTTATCTCCTTTAATAATTGTCGATGAAAAAGAAGTACCTATATCAAAAATAAAGGATGGAGATGTTGTTTTCTGTTTTAATTTTCGTCCTGATCGTTCTAGACAAATTACAGAGCTTCTTACGGGAAATAGTATTCTTTTTTCAGAGGTTAAAAAACTAAATTTACTTTATTATATAACTATGACTTGTTTTAATCCTAAATATAAAGGAATTCATGTTCTTTTTAAAAAAGAATATTTATCAGATACTTTGGGGGAAATTTTAGAGAAAGAAGGAAAACAACAAATCCGCATAGCTGAAACAGAAAAATATCCACATGTAACTTTTTTTTTCTCAGGAGGAAGAGAAATACCCTTTAATAAAGAAATCAGAATTTTATGCAAATCTCCTAAAGTTCCTACTTATGATTTAAAACCCGAAATGAGTGCAAAGAATATTCTAAAAAAAATAATTCCTGAATTAAAAAGGAAACAGTCCGATTTTATTTGTCTAAATTTTGCGAATCCAGATATGGTAGGACATACTGGTAAAATGAAAGAAACAATACAAGCATGTGAATTTGTTGATAAATGTGTAAAATCTTGTTCTGAAGAAGCTATAAAAAACTCATACACAGTTATTATAGTAGGGGATCATGGAAATGCAGATTATATGATCAATCCAGATGGCTCTCCTCATACTGCTCATACCACATCTTTAGTTCCTTTTATTCTTTTAGATAAAGATATAAAAAAACAAGATCTTTTTTTAAAAAAAGAAGGAGTATTATCTGATATAGCTCCTACTATTCTACAATTAATGAATTTACCTATTCCTAAAATTATGAGTGGAACCTCCATGATTATAAAATATTTTAATAAATAA
- the rplP gene encoding 50S ribosomal protein L16, whose amino-acid sequence MLQPKRTKYKKKQKGRIRGKAKKGILLSRGLYGIKALEGAWITSRQLEAARIAATRYMKREGKLWINIFPDKPATKKPQEVRMGKGKGPVEFWVSVVKPGRILFEIDGVDMNIAKEALRLAAQKLPIKMKFIFSNEIKL is encoded by the coding sequence ATGTTACAACCAAAAAGAACAAAATATAAAAAGAAACAAAAAGGAAGAATTCGTGGTAAAGCTAAAAAAGGAATTCTTCTTTCTAGAGGGTTATATGGAATTAAAGCTTTGGAAGGAGCCTGGATAACTTCTAGACAATTGGAAGCGGCAAGAATTGCTGCTACGAGATATATGAAAAGAGAAGGAAAATTATGGATTAATATCTTTCCGGACAAACCTGCTACAAAAAAACCACAAGAAGTACGTATGGGAAAAGGAAAAGGTCCTGTTGAATTTTGGGTATCTGTTGTGAAACCTGGAAGAATATTATTCGAAATAGACGGAGTTGATATGAATATAGCTAAAGAAGCATTAAGGTTAGCCGCTCAAAAACTCCCTATAAAAATGAAATTTATTTTTTCGAATGAAATAAAATTATGA
- the rpmC gene encoding 50S ribosomal protein L29 translates to MNSLNLDGKNLSNYDLIKKIDQNQKNYQNMKFNHHIKMLKNPMEIRLIRKNIARLKTQYNKKINDKKRI, encoded by the coding sequence ATGAATAGTCTAAATTTAGATGGAAAAAATTTATCAAATTACGATTTGATAAAGAAAATTGATCAGAATCAAAAAAATTACCAGAATATGAAATTTAATCATCATATTAAAATGCTCAAAAATCCTATGGAAATTAGATTAATTAGAAAAAATATTGCCAGATTGAAGACTCAATATAACAAAAAAATAAATGATAAAAAAAGAATATAA